In a genomic window of Thermosynechococcus sp. CL-1:
- a CDS encoding response regulator transcription factor: protein MRILFVEDDPQQRQPICLALQRQGYTVDTAPDLKTAYWLIHEVDYELLILDWLLPDGEGTQLCRYYRQQQKTAPIVFLTAKDTTADKVTGLDVGADDYLIKPVDLLELLARIRALRRRSPLWQGDELTLEGLTLHLETRKLSYQGAEIQLKSRDFQLLSYLMRHPRQVLSCQQIESQLWEWDKSPESNAVAVRVKRLREQLKQLGVEHWLKTHYGSGYSLNPQQNVS from the coding sequence ATGCGCATTCTCTTTGTCGAAGATGACCCCCAGCAGCGACAGCCCATTTGCCTAGCACTGCAGCGGCAGGGCTACACCGTTGATACTGCACCCGATTTGAAAACAGCCTACTGGTTAATCCATGAGGTGGATTATGAATTGCTCATTTTAGATTGGCTTTTGCCCGATGGTGAAGGCACACAGCTGTGTCGCTATTACCGCCAGCAACAAAAAACCGCGCCAATTGTCTTTCTTACCGCAAAGGACACGACGGCGGATAAAGTCACTGGCTTAGATGTGGGTGCCGATGATTATCTCATTAAGCCCGTGGATCTATTGGAATTATTGGCACGCATCCGCGCCCTGCGGCGGCGATCGCCCCTCTGGCAGGGGGATGAACTAACCCTTGAGGGATTAACTCTCCACCTAGAGACTCGGAAGTTGAGCTATCAAGGTGCGGAAATTCAGCTTAAAAGTCGAGATTTTCAGTTGCTCAGCTACCTGATGCGCCATCCACGCCAAGTTCTCAGCTGCCAGCAAATTGAAAGTCAACTCTGGGAATGGGATAAATCCCCTGAGAGTAACGCGGTTGCCGTGCGAGTGAAACGGCTGCGGGAGCAATTGAAACAACTGGGGGTAGAGCATTGGCTCAAAACCCACTACGGTAGTGGTTATTCCTTGAATCCCCAGCAAAATGTTTCTTAG
- a CDS encoding cation:proton antiporter → MPLITLLFEPFFANAAAESVNLAEAAPLILAAVLLSLVVIYLASKMGGEICARINFPPVLGELVGGVVVGISVLHLLVFSEGGTTEPSVLTTFIQQTTGMDDPLATVVANTASEVIAVLSEIGVMILLFEIGLESDLEGLLRVGPQAAIVAVGGVVVPFTAGTLGLVTLFHVDLVPAIFAGAALTATSIGITAKVLAEIQRLTSPEGQIIIGAAVLDDILGIIVLAVVASLAKTGTVEISNVIYLIISSVVFLVGSVVVGRLLSPFFLGMVDRLTTRGNLLIPSLIFAFVLGYVAVILQLEAILGAFTAGLVLGETEKRRELEEQILPIADMLVPVFFVCVGARTDISVLNPLEPANRAGLIIASFLVVVAIVGKVVTGATVFGQPGINRWAIGIGMVPRGEVGLIFAAVGSASGVLSKALDAGIIVMVIVTTFVAPPLLRLVFKPEVEESEALPSSEVAVESPPEG, encoded by the coding sequence ATGCCTTTGATAACGCTACTGTTTGAACCCTTTTTTGCCAATGCGGCAGCAGAATCAGTGAACTTGGCGGAAGCAGCACCTTTAATTTTGGCCGCTGTTTTACTGAGTCTGGTGGTGATTTACTTGGCAAGCAAAATGGGCGGTGAAATTTGTGCCCGCATTAACTTTCCACCGGTGTTGGGCGAGCTGGTGGGCGGTGTGGTGGTTGGTATTTCGGTTTTGCACCTGTTGGTCTTTTCCGAAGGGGGAACCACTGAGCCCTCTGTGCTGACGACGTTTATTCAGCAGACCACCGGTATGGATGACCCGCTGGCTACGGTGGTTGCCAATACTGCCAGTGAGGTAATTGCCGTCCTCTCAGAAATTGGCGTTATGATTTTGCTGTTTGAGATTGGCTTGGAATCCGATTTAGAGGGTTTGCTGAGGGTGGGGCCGCAGGCAGCTATCGTTGCTGTGGGCGGGGTGGTGGTTCCCTTTACAGCGGGAACCCTTGGCCTCGTGACGCTGTTTCATGTGGACTTGGTGCCGGCCATCTTTGCCGGTGCGGCTCTGACGGCAACCAGTATTGGCATCACAGCCAAAGTCCTTGCCGAAATTCAACGTCTTACTTCCCCGGAAGGTCAAATCATCATTGGGGCAGCCGTTCTCGATGATATTCTCGGCATTATTGTGCTGGCAGTGGTGGCCAGTCTAGCCAAAACGGGCACGGTCGAGATTAGCAATGTGATCTACTTGATCATTAGCTCTGTGGTCTTTTTGGTGGGGTCTGTTGTCGTGGGGCGGCTGCTGAGTCCCTTCTTTTTGGGAATGGTCGATCGCCTGACAACGCGCGGTAACTTGCTGATTCCCTCTCTTATCTTTGCCTTTGTCCTTGGTTATGTGGCAGTGATCCTGCAATTGGAAGCGATTCTCGGTGCTTTTACCGCTGGCTTAGTCTTGGGAGAAACGGAAAAACGACGTGAGCTAGAGGAGCAGATTTTGCCCATTGCCGATATGCTAGTGCCAGTTTTCTTTGTCTGTGTTGGCGCGCGCACCGATATTAGCGTTCTCAATCCCCTAGAACCGGCCAATCGTGCGGGTCTGATCATTGCCTCCTTCCTTGTCGTTGTGGCCATTGTTGGTAAGGTAGTTACAGGGGCAACGGTCTTTGGTCAGCCGGGAATTAACCGTTGGGCCATTGGCATTGGTATGGTGCCTCGCGGTGAAGTGGGTTTGATTTTTGCGGCTGTGGGGTCGGCCAGCGGTGTGCTCTCGAAGGCTCTAGATGCCGGTATTATCGTCATGGTGATTGTGACCACGTTCGTTGCGCCACCCCTGTTGCGCTTGGTCTTTAAGCCAGAGGTAGAGGAGTCAGAGGCGTTACCCAGCTCAGAAGTTGCAGTGGAGTCTCCCCCAGAAGGATAG
- the trmFO gene encoding FADH(2)-oxidizing methylenetetrahydrofolate--tRNA-(uracil(54)-C(5))-methyltransferase TrmFO, translated as MEPITVVGGGLAGTEATWQIVRAGVPVVLYEMRPHVPSPAHHTAELAELVCSNSFGAKASDRATGLLHHELRALGSLIIATADRHQVPAGGALAVDRAQFSRELTETLERHPLVTLRREELRRLPEDGIVVLATGPLTSEALSADLQRFTGLDYLSFFDAASPIVVGESINREVAFLASRYDRGEAAYLNCPFTAEEYQRFWQALCEAEQAPLKDFERENAQFFEACLPVEELARRGVDTLRFGPLKPVGLRDPRTGERPYAVAQLRQEDRHGQLWNLVGFQTNLRWGEQQRVFRMIPGLEQAEFVRMGVMHRNTFLNAPKLLSASLQFRDRPTLLAAGQITGTEGYTAAAAGGWLAGTNAARLAQGLAPLVLPPTTMAGALFHYISTAESKTFQPMPPNFGILPPLEQNVRQKALRYAAYRDRALKDLSTWATAMSLPLQPLRLDGCDPAVVEAGA; from the coding sequence ATGGAACCGATTACGGTCGTTGGTGGTGGTCTAGCGGGTACAGAAGCAACTTGGCAAATTGTTCGAGCGGGTGTGCCGGTGGTGCTGTATGAAATGCGCCCCCATGTGCCTAGTCCAGCTCACCATACGGCGGAGTTGGCAGAGTTGGTGTGCAGTAATTCCTTTGGTGCCAAGGCGAGCGATCGCGCCACGGGGTTATTGCACCATGAACTGCGTGCCCTCGGGTCGTTGATTATTGCCACTGCCGATCGCCATCAAGTGCCGGCAGGAGGCGCCCTTGCGGTGGATCGTGCCCAGTTTAGTCGTGAGTTGACTGAAACCCTCGAACGCCATCCCCTCGTTACACTGCGCCGTGAAGAACTCCGCCGCCTCCCGGAGGACGGAATTGTGGTGCTGGCTACAGGCCCACTGACCAGTGAGGCGCTGAGTGCGGATTTGCAACGTTTTACAGGCCTAGACTACCTGAGCTTTTTTGATGCTGCCAGCCCAATTGTGGTTGGGGAGTCCATTAACCGTGAGGTGGCCTTTTTGGCCTCCCGCTACGACCGCGGGGAAGCGGCCTATCTCAACTGTCCCTTCACTGCTGAAGAATATCAGCGCTTTTGGCAAGCTCTCTGTGAAGCTGAACAGGCCCCCTTGAAGGACTTTGAGCGTGAGAATGCTCAATTTTTTGAGGCTTGCTTACCCGTAGAGGAGTTGGCGCGGCGGGGGGTGGATACCCTGCGCTTTGGACCTTTGAAACCCGTGGGCTTGCGAGATCCGCGTACGGGAGAGCGTCCCTATGCGGTGGCACAACTGCGCCAAGAGGATCGCCACGGCCAACTGTGGAACTTGGTGGGCTTTCAAACGAATCTACGCTGGGGGGAGCAACAGCGGGTGTTTCGGATGATCCCCGGTTTAGAGCAGGCGGAGTTTGTGCGCATGGGGGTGATGCACCGCAATACCTTCTTAAATGCGCCGAAGTTGTTGAGTGCCAGTCTCCAGTTTCGCGATCGCCCCACCCTCTTGGCGGCGGGTCAAATTACGGGTACCGAAGGGTATACAGCAGCGGCGGCGGGGGGGTGGTTAGCCGGCACGAATGCGGCTCGCTTGGCACAAGGACTCGCCCCCTTGGTATTACCCCCAACCACGATGGCTGGTGCCCTCTTCCACTACATCAGTACGGCGGAGAGCAAAACCTTCCAGCCCATGCCCCCCAACTTTGGTATTCTGCCACCCCTAGAGCAAAATGTTCGGCAAAAGGCCTTGCGCTATGCCGCCTATCGCGATCGCGCCCTCAAAGATTTAAGCACTTGGGCAACAGCGATGTCGCTGCCCCTACAGCCTCTAAGGTTAGATGGGTGCGATCCTGCTGTCGTTGAAGCTGGAGCCTAA
- the tsaE gene encoding tRNA (adenosine(37)-N6)-threonylcarbamoyltransferase complex ATPase subunit type 1 TsaE yields the protein MTNLNLSLADLQALGRQWGTWLPPGTVLLLAGDLGAGKTTFVQALGEGLGIADVIQSPTFTLIQEYPEGRVPLYHFDLYRLTPAEVAELAPERYWLGEEIDLGIVAIEWPDRLPTLPPDYLRLQLQRQQDRTHLTLEAVGAATSLLPKCLNL from the coding sequence ATGACGAACCTCAACCTCAGCTTGGCGGATCTGCAAGCCTTGGGGCGCCAGTGGGGGACATGGCTGCCGCCGGGGACAGTGCTCTTGTTAGCGGGGGATCTAGGGGCAGGGAAAACCACGTTTGTGCAAGCCTTGGGGGAGGGATTGGGCATTGCGGATGTCATCCAAAGCCCCACTTTCACGCTGATTCAGGAATACCCCGAAGGGCGTGTGCCCCTCTATCACTTTGATCTCTATCGCCTTACCCCCGCTGAAGTGGCGGAGTTGGCACCGGAACGCTATTGGCTTGGGGAAGAAATTGATCTGGGAATTGTTGCCATAGAGTGGCCCGATCGCCTGCCAACGCTACCCCCAGACTACCTTAGGCTCCAGCTTCAACGACAGCAGGATCGCACCCATCTAACCTTAGAGGCTGTAGGGGCAGCGACATCGCTGTTGCCCAAGTGCTTAAATCTTTGA
- the bchM gene encoding magnesium protoporphyrin IX methyltransferase produces the protein MTQFTADEKAIVQNYFNTTGFDRWRRIYGTDQVSKVQADIRMGHQQTIDTVLAWLKADGSLKGKLICDAGCGVGSLSIPLAELGARVYASDISEKMVAEARDRAAAQLNGHHELILSVSDLEALRGQYHTVICLDVLIHYPDSQMAGMLAHLSSLAMERLILSFAPKTPKYTLLKKIGEFFPGSSKATRAYLHSEEFIVGILRDLGWRIERNAMIKTRFYFSRLLEAVRA, from the coding sequence ATGACACAATTTACGGCTGACGAGAAAGCAATTGTTCAAAATTATTTCAACACGACCGGCTTCGATCGCTGGCGGCGCATCTATGGCACGGATCAGGTCAGCAAGGTGCAAGCGGATATCCGCATGGGACACCAACAGACCATTGATACGGTGCTGGCATGGCTCAAGGCTGATGGCTCCCTCAAGGGTAAACTCATTTGTGATGCGGGCTGTGGTGTTGGTAGTCTGAGCATTCCCCTAGCGGAATTGGGGGCACGGGTCTATGCCAGTGATATTTCCGAGAAGATGGTGGCCGAAGCCCGCGATCGCGCCGCTGCTCAATTGAATGGCCACCATGAACTCATCCTCAGTGTCAGTGATCTTGAAGCCCTGCGGGGACAATACCATACCGTCATCTGCCTCGATGTCCTCATCCACTATCCCGACAGCCAAATGGCAGGGATGCTAGCCCACTTGAGTTCCTTGGCGATGGAGCGACTGATCCTCAGCTTTGCCCCCAAAACACCAAAATATACGCTGCTGAAAAAAATTGGTGAATTCTTCCCCGGCTCCAGCAAGGCCACCCGTGCCTATCTCCACAGTGAGGAATTTATTGTGGGGATTTTGCGAGACTTGGGTTGGCGGATTGAACGCAATGCCATGATCAAAACCCGCTTTTACTTTTCGCGACTCCTAGAAGCAGTGCGCGCCTAG
- a CDS encoding ABC transporter permease, which produces MANLSPLPTLDFLLPEVRRSLWRGGWLNSAAVIAVAVTLFIFGWGWQVSHLLGASVESLGNRLEITAYVSPELPAAKVASLKEQLAALPGVADFTWMDRDRAWAELQADLGLKSEQGGLDLFDTNPLSDEIKIRAQSLDQVAPLASQIAQKEGIESVQYLERALVGLQSVQRVVRGITFILVLLLSLTVVALVSAILRLIILVRQPEIEIMTLVGATQTWIYTPLFIQAASLGGGGGLLAWMVGWGSSQQLQQWLAQQASFRALSSHASVVWSPALGVFLVLSGVILGLVSTRLALPTTSQR; this is translated from the coding sequence ATGGCAAACTTGAGCCCCTTACCCACCCTTGACTTTTTGCTTCCAGAAGTGCGCCGCAGTCTCTGGCGCGGTGGTTGGCTCAATAGCGCAGCCGTCATTGCTGTGGCCGTGACGCTCTTTATTTTTGGTTGGGGTTGGCAAGTGTCGCACCTCCTTGGCGCTAGTGTTGAGTCCTTGGGCAATCGCCTAGAAATTACGGCCTATGTGTCGCCTGAACTTCCCGCAGCCAAAGTGGCCAGCCTTAAGGAGCAGTTGGCGGCATTACCGGGGGTAGCCGACTTCACTTGGATGGATCGCGATCGCGCTTGGGCAGAATTGCAAGCTGATTTAGGCCTCAAAAGTGAACAGGGTGGCTTAGACCTCTTTGACACCAATCCCCTCAGCGATGAAATCAAGATCCGCGCCCAAAGCCTCGATCAGGTAGCCCCCCTAGCCAGCCAAATTGCCCAAAAGGAAGGCATTGAGTCGGTGCAGTATCTTGAGCGCGCCCTAGTAGGTCTGCAAAGTGTGCAGCGAGTAGTGCGGGGAATCACGTTCATTTTGGTGCTGCTCCTGAGTTTAACGGTAGTTGCCTTAGTGAGCGCCATTTTACGGTTGATTATCCTTGTGCGCCAACCTGAAATTGAGATCATGACTCTAGTGGGCGCCACCCAAACTTGGATTTATACCCCCCTATTTATTCAAGCTGCTAGTCTAGGGGGCGGCGGCGGTTTACTGGCGTGGATGGTTGGCTGGGGTAGCAGTCAACAGCTGCAGCAGTGGTTAGCCCAACAGGCCAGCTTTCGCGCTCTTTCTAGCCATGCCTCTGTTGTCTGGTCACCCGCTTTGGGGGTGTTCTTGGTTCTCAGCGGCGTGATTTTGGGACTGGTGAGTACCCGATTAGCCCTGCCAACCACCTCTCAGCGGTAG
- the ftsE gene encoding cell division ATP-binding protein FtsE, with amino-acid sequence MTAVTPVVPPCEPTSEGVIVAELWQVTKSFGGTLPCLHRVNLQLRRGEFYFLTGASGSGKSTLLKLLCGQVRPDQGIVRLFGEEVNPQQDRRMAQLRRRLGVIFQDFKLLGDRSVAENVAFALLVRGIPKAEIQQRVQTALKLVGLSHKANANPQSLSGGEQQRVSIARAIVGGPELLLADEPTGNLDPQTSQQILALLHRLHQHGLTVLFTTHDLALTRLVPHRILHLHHGKLEPLTHP; translated from the coding sequence ATGACAGCAGTGACCCCAGTGGTACCCCCCTGCGAACCCACCTCTGAGGGGGTAATCGTTGCAGAACTGTGGCAAGTCACGAAGTCCTTTGGTGGCACTTTGCCCTGCTTACATCGCGTCAATTTACAACTGCGACGGGGAGAGTTTTATTTTCTCACGGGTGCTTCGGGGTCGGGTAAATCCACCCTCTTAAAACTTCTCTGTGGCCAAGTTCGCCCAGATCAGGGCATAGTTCGCCTGTTTGGTGAGGAAGTCAATCCCCAGCAGGATCGGCGGATGGCACAGTTGCGGCGGCGCCTAGGGGTGATTTTTCAGGACTTTAAGCTCTTGGGCGATCGCTCCGTGGCAGAGAATGTGGCCTTTGCGCTGCTGGTGCGCGGTATTCCCAAAGCAGAAATTCAGCAGCGGGTACAAACGGCGCTCAAACTGGTGGGCCTGAGCCACAAAGCCAATGCCAATCCCCAATCTCTATCGGGGGGAGAGCAGCAGCGGGTGAGCATTGCTCGGGCGATCGTTGGTGGGCCTGAGCTATTGCTGGCGGATGAACCCACGGGCAATCTGGATCCGCAAACCAGCCAACAAATTCTTGCCCTGCTCCATCGCCTCCATCAACATGGGCTAACGGTTCTCTTTACCACCCATGACTTAGCCTTGACTCGCTTAGTCCCCCATCGGATTCTCCATTTGCACCATGGCAAACTTGAGCCCCTTACCCACCCTTGA
- a CDS encoding WecB/TagA/CpsF family glycosyltransferase, with the protein MGRSVLIPAIPVKVSVLGFPLHLVDNAPEWLLMQQRDGHGQHVITLNSEMVILAERTPEFADVLHRADLVIPDGSGVILYLKLHGLSVRRLPGIEFAEALLRLANEAPQPKRVFFYGAAPGVAEKVAERWHRELPNLNIVGVQSGYHDADTEVALIETLKETQPHIIFVALGVPRQEYWIDRHRHICPEAIWVGVGGSFDVWAGVKKRAPKLMQKLHLEWLYRLYQEPWRWRRMLALPQFAWKALLSRLYGRQRFSSR; encoded by the coding sequence ATGGGTCGCTCAGTTCTAATTCCCGCCATTCCCGTAAAGGTCTCTGTTCTTGGCTTTCCACTGCACTTGGTGGATAATGCCCCAGAGTGGCTCTTGATGCAGCAGCGGGATGGCCATGGTCAGCACGTAATCACGCTCAATTCAGAGATGGTGATCCTAGCGGAGCGCACACCAGAGTTTGCCGATGTTTTACACCGTGCTGATTTGGTGATTCCCGATGGATCGGGGGTCATTCTCTACCTCAAGTTGCATGGCCTCTCGGTGCGCCGTCTGCCGGGGATTGAATTTGCCGAAGCCCTCCTGCGACTTGCCAATGAAGCTCCCCAGCCCAAGCGGGTCTTCTTCTATGGGGCAGCGCCGGGGGTGGCAGAAAAAGTGGCTGAGCGCTGGCATCGAGAGTTGCCCAACCTGAACATTGTTGGTGTGCAGTCAGGCTACCACGATGCCGATACAGAGGTTGCTCTCATTGAAACGCTGAAGGAGACACAACCCCACATTATTTTTGTGGCTTTGGGGGTGCCTCGGCAGGAATACTGGATCGATCGCCATCGTCACATTTGCCCAGAGGCGATTTGGGTTGGCGTGGGCGGTAGTTTTGATGTGTGGGCAGGGGTTAAAAAGCGAGCACCCAAGCTAATGCAAAAACTCCATCTAGAATGGCTCTACCGTCTGTATCAGGAACCGTGGCGCTGGCGGCGGATGTTGGCTTTGCCCCAATTTGCATGGAAGGCGCTCCTAAGTCGTTTGTATGGGCGACAGCGTTTCTCGTCCCGATGA
- the psbD gene encoding photosystem II D2 protein (photosystem q(a) protein): protein MTIAIGRAPAERGWFDILDDWLKRDRFVFVGWSGILLFPCAYLALGGWLTGTTFVTSWYTHGLASSYLEGCNFLTVAVSTPANSMGHSLLLLWGPEAQGDFTRWCQLGGLWTFIALHGAFGLIGFMLRQFEIARLVGIRPYNAIAFSAPIAVFVSVFLIYPLGQSSWFFAPSFGVAAIFRFLLFFQGFHNWTLNPFHMMGVAGVLGGALLCAIHGATVENTLFQDGEGASTFRAFSPTQSEETYSMVTANRFWSQIFGIAFSNKRWLHFFMLFVPVTGLWMSAIGVVGLALNLRSYDFISQEIRAAEDPEFETFYTKNLLLNEGIRAWMAPQDQPHENFVFPEEVLPRGNAL, encoded by the coding sequence ATGACGATCGCAATTGGACGAGCGCCAGCAGAACGGGGATGGTTTGACATCCTCGACGACTGGCTCAAGCGTGACAGATTTGTCTTTGTCGGCTGGTCAGGCATCCTGCTGTTTCCCTGCGCCTACCTTGCCCTCGGGGGCTGGCTGACCGGTACCACCTTTGTGACCTCTTGGTACACCCACGGCCTCGCCTCCAGCTACCTCGAAGGCTGCAACTTCCTCACCGTTGCCGTTTCCACCCCCGCCAACAGCATGGGGCACTCCCTTCTTCTCCTTTGGGGTCCCGAAGCCCAAGGGGACTTCACCCGCTGGTGCCAACTCGGTGGTCTGTGGACCTTTATCGCCCTCCACGGCGCCTTTGGCCTCATTGGCTTCATGCTGCGGCAATTTGAAATTGCTCGCTTGGTGGGCATCCGTCCCTACAACGCCATTGCCTTCAGTGCCCCCATTGCCGTCTTTGTCAGCGTCTTTTTGATCTACCCCTTGGGGCAATCCAGTTGGTTCTTTGCCCCCAGCTTTGGGGTGGCTGCCATCTTCCGCTTCCTGCTGTTCTTCCAAGGGTTCCACAACTGGACTTTGAACCCCTTCCACATGATGGGGGTGGCCGGTGTGCTCGGCGGTGCCCTGTTGTGTGCCATCCACGGTGCCACAGTGGAGAACACCCTCTTCCAAGATGGCGAAGGCGCCAGCACTTTCCGTGCCTTTAGCCCCACCCAATCGGAAGAGACCTACTCGATGGTGACGGCGAACCGGTTCTGGAGCCAAATTTTTGGGATTGCCTTCTCGAACAAGCGCTGGTTGCACTTTTTCATGTTGTTTGTGCCCGTAACGGGGCTGTGGATGAGTGCGATTGGCGTGGTGGGTCTGGCGTTGAACCTGCGGTCTTACGACTTTATTTCCCAGGAGATTCGGGCCGCGGAAGACCCTGAGTTTGAGACGTTCTACACGAAGAACCTGCTCTTGAACGAGGGCATCCGCGCTTGGATGGCGCCCCAAGACCAACCCCATGAAAACTTTGTCTTCCCAGAAGAGGTACTTCCCCGTGGTAACGCTCTGTAG
- the rfbC gene encoding dTDP-4-dehydrorhamnose 3,5-epimerase, with the protein MLKVQPLAIADILLLEPRVFRDQRGFFLESFNQRAFMAATGLEVTFVQDNHSASQQGVLRGLHYQHQQPQGKLIRVIEGKIFDVAVDLRRSSPTCGQWVGAWLSADTFQQLWIPPGFAHGFWVQSATAQVLYKTTDYYNPGDEYTLLWNDPTVGIQWPIDSDPLLSVKDQQGKSFNELPLFA; encoded by the coding sequence ATGCTTAAGGTACAACCGCTGGCGATCGCTGACATTCTCCTTTTGGAACCCCGTGTCTTTCGCGATCAGCGGGGCTTTTTCCTAGAAAGCTTTAATCAGCGGGCTTTTATGGCCGCTACAGGCTTAGAGGTGACCTTTGTCCAAGACAATCACTCTGCCTCACAACAGGGTGTGCTACGGGGATTACACTACCAGCACCAACAGCCCCAAGGCAAACTCATTCGCGTCATCGAAGGAAAAATTTTTGATGTCGCAGTCGATTTGCGGCGTTCCTCGCCCACCTGTGGCCAATGGGTAGGGGCTTGGCTCAGTGCAGACACCTTCCAGCAACTGTGGATTCCCCCTGGCTTTGCCCACGGCTTCTGGGTGCAATCAGCCACTGCCCAAGTGCTCTACAAAACAACGGACTACTACAATCCGGGGGATGAATATACACTGCTGTGGAATGATCCAACCGTCGGCATTCAATGGCCGATCGACAGCGACCCCCTCCTTTCTGTCAAGGATCAGCAGGGCAAGTCTTTCAACGAACTTCCCCTATTTGCTTGA
- the rfbA gene encoding glucose-1-phosphate thymidylyltransferase RfbA: MKGIILAGGSGTRLYPLTQVVSKQLMPIYDKPMIYYPLSILMLAGIREILIISTPEHLYLFEKLLGDGHQWGLSLSYCVQPQPNGLAEAFILGREFLQGEPVCLTLGDNLLYGHDLPQKLQQGAQLTEGAMIFGYRVANPQQYGVIEFDASGRVLGIEEKPAVPKSNYAVPGIYFYDHQVCDLAAQLQPSARGELEITDLNRLYLEKGQLRVELLGRGYAWLDTGTHDLLQQASSFIRTLEERQGVKIACLEEIALHQGYITPEQLYELAQPLRKSSYGQYLLQVWAEVTGGIHA, from the coding sequence ATGAAGGGAATTATTTTGGCCGGTGGCTCTGGAACCCGCCTCTATCCCCTGACGCAGGTGGTCAGTAAACAACTGATGCCCATCTACGACAAGCCAATGATTTACTATCCCCTCTCAATTCTGATGTTGGCGGGGATTCGGGAGATCCTCATTATTTCTACCCCAGAGCACCTCTATCTTTTTGAAAAGCTTCTAGGGGATGGTCATCAGTGGGGCTTGTCCCTCAGCTATTGTGTGCAGCCTCAGCCCAATGGTCTCGCGGAAGCTTTTATCCTAGGGCGGGAGTTTTTACAAGGAGAACCCGTCTGCCTCACCCTTGGGGATAATCTGCTCTACGGCCATGATTTACCCCAAAAATTGCAACAGGGGGCGCAATTGACGGAAGGGGCAATGATTTTTGGCTATCGGGTGGCCAATCCGCAGCAGTACGGTGTGATTGAGTTTGATGCCAGCGGTCGCGTCCTCGGCATTGAGGAAAAGCCAGCAGTACCCAAGTCCAACTATGCGGTGCCCGGCATCTATTTCTATGACCATCAAGTGTGCGATCTGGCAGCCCAGCTTCAACCATCGGCACGGGGGGAACTGGAAATCACCGATCTCAACCGCCTTTACCTTGAAAAGGGACAACTGCGGGTGGAATTGCTGGGACGCGGCTATGCGTGGCTGGATACGGGTACCCATGATCTGCTGCAACAGGCCAGCAGCTTCATTCGCACGCTGGAGGAACGGCAGGGGGTGAAAATTGCCTGCTTAGAGGAAATTGCTCTGCATCAGGGCTACATTACCCCAGAGCAACTTTATGAACTCGCCCAACCCCTGCGCAAAAGTAGCTACGGTCAATATCTCTTGCAGGTGTGGGCAGAAGTCACTGGAGGCATTCATGCTTAA